One Rosa chinensis cultivar Old Blush chromosome 5, RchiOBHm-V2, whole genome shotgun sequence genomic region harbors:
- the LOC112165067 gene encoding disease resistance protein At4g27190 isoform X5, which translates to MSDYLHSPAVEPFSQQQRLQALIEGARENWTYAIFWQSSYDMSGDSVLGWGDGFYKDESDKWKARPKKMTSLVEQEHRKKVLRELNSLISGAHTTADDEVVDQVTGTEWFFLVSMTHGFLNGGGLPGQAFFYSNPVWVTGPDRLAASSCERARQAQVSGLQTMVCVPTANGVVELGSTELIFQSSDVMNEARVLFDFNNLEVGSWPVAPATSGPSSSNHHISKPIQFDNHPSSSSSSATQWKYDVFLSFRGPDTRRSIVADLYDRLQNKRGIRTFMDDPDLRVGDAISPALLKAIEESRFAIVVLSKNYAHSTWCLEELTSICQCMKDFNRILPLFYNVEPSDVRYRKRSFRRAFDKHERSGRHTSEKVQRWNDALNKVASFSGWHTKNFKSDRDLVDSIVEFVCSKVQPIEIGFTMFAGDFQAFEATRKSMNEVMKVLQDDEVTALGVYGMGGVGKTTMVKRVGALARKNGIFNHVLLAVISQSPDSRNIQATLAELLGFKFKWETEIGRAAELHEKIMSKNKILIILDDMWERMDLSRIGIPSYDELKKYNSKVLLTTRRLHVCNSMDSQASIPLDILSEEDSWKLFMRNAGRSFESSNFNNVARKVAAECRGLPIALIAVARALRDKDLAEWQKAAQRLEKSQIANPDDKGDAFECIKLSFDYLKDEDHKSCFLLCCLFPEDHEINIEDLFRYAIGKGLFQDAETMYEARGTADSVVKYLKDSSLLLESEYIGCVKMHDVIRDTAMNIAKSKDGHRFTVKVGCGLEDWRPRGLHEGCTAISLMRNKIRKLPEEELVCPNLQLLLLKQNADLNEIPEKFIQNLNKLRLLDLSNTSISVLPQSFSLLTNLQALNLDFCEQLIDISVVGKLKKLEILSMRQCPLKKLSREIGHLTNLRILDVSSAEFLIIPPKVIPKLHKLEELYILNCGFEDWGSEVEREGEETELVFPVLSNLKNWQVCISDAKCTPKCLEVNGEYHNSRSLFLNGATISTLPDWFINTVTKKTEKLEYSRCKGMSDILMEYDHGRLHKLKHLRVCGYFCDSYVYLKELMNTTRRVQKGPVFVNLEELHLIDLIHLNELCVGELPHGSLFNLKGLSRKNQN; encoded by the exons ATGTCGGACTATCTTCACTCTCCGGCTGTAGAGCCGTTTAGTCAACAGCAGCGGCTCCAGGCGCTGATCGAGGGCGCCAGGGAGAACTGGACCTATGCCATCTTCTGGCAGTCGTCGTACGACATGTCGGGAGATTCCGTTCTCGGGTGGGGCGACGGGTTCTACAAGGACGAGAGTGATAAATGGAAAGCGAGGCCCAAAAAGATGACGTCATTAGTCGAGCAGGAGCACCGGAAGAAAGTGCTCAGGGAACTCAACTCTTTGATTTCTGGGGCCCACACCACCGCCGACGACGAGGTCGTAGATCAAGTCACTGGTACAGAATGGTTCttccttgtttccatgacccaTGGTTTCCTCAACGGCGGCGGGTTGCCGGGTCAGGCCTTTTTCTATTCCAACCCGGTCTGGGTCACCGGGCCGGACCGCCTAGCGGCGTCCTCCTGCGAGCGGGCCCGCCAAGCTCAGGTCTCCGGCCTACAGACCATGGTCTGCGTCCCGACGGCGAATGGGGTGGTCGAATTGGGCTCGACGGAGCTGATATTCCAAAGCTCGGATGTGATGAACGAGGCCCGAGTATTGTTTGATTTCAATAATCTTGAAGTCGGTTCTTGGCCTGTAGCTCCGGCCACTTCAGGACCGAGTAGCAGTAACCATCACATCTCTAAGCCGATTCAGTTTGACAACCACCCTAGTTCCAGTAGCTCTTCTGCTACTCAGTGGAAGTATGATGTGTTTTTGAGTTTCAGGGGTCCTGACACTCGAAGGAGTATTGTAGCTGATTTATACGATCGGCTGCAAAACAAGAGAGGAATTAGAACATTTATGGATGATCCAGATCTTCGAGTAGGGGATGCTATTTCTCCCGCTCTCTTAAAGGCGATTGAAGAATCAAGGTTTGCAATCGTTGTTCTATCGAAAAATTATGCTCATTCTACTTGGTGTTTGGAGGAACTTACAAGTATCTGTCAGTGCATGAAAGACTTCAACAGAATTCTTCCACTTTTCTATAATGTGGAACCCTCTGATGTACGGTACCGGAAAAGGAGTTTCCGAAGAGCTTTCGATAAGCATGAACGCTCTGGGCGACACACATCAGAGAAGGTGCAGCGGTGGAATGATGCGTTAAACAAAGTGGCCAGTTTTTCTGGGTGGCATACAAAGAATTTTAA GAGTGATAGAGATCTTGTTGACTCCATTGTGGAATTTGTGTGCAGTAAAGTACAACCTATTGAAATCGGTTTTACAATGTTCGCCGGAGATTTTCAAGCATTTGAAGCAACAAGAAAAAGCATGAATGAGGTTATGAAGGTGCTTCAAGATGACGAGGTCACTGCCCTTGGGGTCTATGGAATGGGAGGGGTCGGCAAGACAACCATGGTTAAACGTGTCGGCGCGCTAGCCCGCAAGAACGGAATTTTTAACCATGTACTTCTGGCTGTCATATCCCAAAGCCCTGACTCGAGAAATATTCAAGCCACATTGGCAGAGCTGCTGGGCTTCAAATTCAAGTGGGAGACAGAAATTGGAAGAGCCGCTGAGTTGCATGAGAAGATAATGAGTAAAAATAAGATCCTTATAATCCTGGACGACATGTGGGAGAGAATGGATTTGTCAAGAATAGGAATTCCCAGCTATGACGAGCTCAAAAAATACAATTCTAAAGTCCTACTCACCACGAGGAGATTGCATGTTTGTAATTCCATGGACAGCCAAGCAAGCATTCCTCTCGATATCTTATCAGAagaagattcttggaaattgtttaTGAGAAATGCAGGAAGGTCTTTTGAATCCTCCAATTTTAATAACGTAGCAAGAAAGGTAGCTGCAGAATGTAGGGGTCTACCAATTGCATTGATAGCAGTTGCAAGGGCACTCAGAGATAAAGATCTGGCGGAATGGCAAAAAGCAGCTCAACGACTGGAGAAGTCGCAAATTGCCAACCCTGATGATAAGGGAGATGCATTCGAATGTATAAAATTAAGCTTTGATTACTTGAAAGATGAGGACCACAAGTCATGCTTCTTGCTCTGTTGCCTATTCCCAGAAGACCATGAAATCAATATAGAAGACTTGTTCAGGTATGCGATTGGAAAAGGATTGTTTCAAGATGCCGAAACAATGTACGAAGCCAGAGGAACAGCAGATTCAGTGGTCAAGTACCTGAAAGATTCTAGCTTGCTTTTGGAGAGTGAATACATTGGATGTGTAAAGATGCATGATGTCATCCGGGATACAGCCATGAATATTGCAAAATCTAAAGATGGGCATCGGTTTACGGTAAAAGTTGGCTGTGGTTTAGAGGATTGGCGGCCACGCGGATTACATGAAGGCTGCACTGCTATTTCACTAATGAGGAACAAAATTCGCAAGCTACCCGAAGAAGAGTTGGTATGTCCAAATCTCCAGCTTTTATTACTAAAACAGAATGCTGATTTAAATGAGATCCCAGAAAAGTTTATCCAAAATCTGAATAAATTAAGGCTCTTGGATCTTAGCAACACTAGTATTTCCGTATTACCCCAATCATTCAGTCTCCTTACCAACCTTCAAGCTTTGAATTTAGATTTTTGCGAGCAATTGATTGACATATCCGTAGTGGGAAAACTTAAGAAGCTTGAAATTCTTAGTATGAGACAATGTCCTCTCAAGAAACTGTCGAGAGAAATAGGACATTTGACCAATCTAAGAATTTTGGATGTCAGTTCCGCTGAATTTCTCATAATTCCACCTAAAGTGATACCGAAGTTGCATAAATTAGAAGAACTGTATATACTAAACTGTGGATTTGAGGATTGGGGGAGTGAAgttgagagagaaggagaagaaactgAATTGGTTTTCCCTGTTTTGTCAAATTTGAAAAATTGGCAGGTTTGCATATCTGATGCTAAATGCACACCTAAATGTCTTGAGGTCAATGGAGAATATCATAATTCAAGATCCTTGTTTCTTAATGGAGCAACCATAAGTACCTTACCTGACTGGTTTATCAACACAGTGACAAAGAAAACAGAGAAGCTAGAGTACAGTCGCTGCAAAGGGATGAGTGACATTCTTATGGAATATGACCATGGGAGGTTACATAAGCTCAAGCATCTTAGAGTATGTGGTTATTTTTGTGATTCCTATGTGTACTTGAAGGAGTTGATGAACACAACAAGACGAGTTCAAAAAGGACCAGTGTTTGTGAATTTGGAAGAGTTGCATCTGATAGATCTGATCCACCTTAATGAGTTGTGTGTTGGAGAGTTACCACATGGGTCTCTCTTCAATCTGAAG GGTTTGAGCCGAAAGAATCAAAACTGA